Sequence from the Nocardia cyriacigeorgica GUH-2 genome:
AGCGCGAGAGCTTGTCCTCGTCCTCGAGCACCGCGGCCCATTCGTCGCGGTAACCGGCCACATGCTTGGCCATGGCCGCTTCCAGGTCGGCGGCGATGCCGAGGCTGTCCTCGCAGACGACCTGCTTGACGTAGTCGATGCCGCCTTCCAGCGATTCCTGCCACGGCGCGGTGCGCTGCAGCCGGTCGGCGGTGCGGATGTAGAACATCAAGTAGCGGTCGATGTAGGAGATCAGCGTCTCGTCGTCGAGCTCGCCGGCCAGCAGCACCGCGTGCTTCGGGGTGAGGCCGCCGTTTCCGCCGACGTAGAGGTTCCAGCCGTTCTCGGTGGCGATGACGCCGACGTCCTTACCGCGCGCCTCCGCGCACTCGCGGGCACAGCCCGAGACGGCCAGCTTCAGCTTGTGCGGCGAGCGCAAGCCGCGGTAGCGCTTCTCCAGCAGTACGGCCATGCCGACCGAATCCTGCTGGCCGTAGCGGCACCAGGTCGAACCCACGCAGCTCTTGACCGTGCGCAGCGACTTGCCGTACGCGTGACCGGATTCCATGCCCGCGTCGACCAGGCGCTTCCAGATCAGCGGCAGCTGATCGACCCGCGCGCCGAACAGGTCGATGCGCTGACCACCGGTGACCTTGACGTAGAGGTCGAATTCCTTGGCCACCTCACCGATCACGATCAGCTGCTCGGCGGTGACCTCACCACCGGGCATCCGCGGCACCACCGAGTAGGTGCCGTTCTTCTGCAGGTTGGCCAGGAAGTGGTCGTTGGTGTCCTGCAATGCGGCCTGCTCGCCGTCGAGGATGTGATCGCTCGAGGTCGAGGCCAGGATGGAGGCCACCGTCGGCTTGCAGATATCGCAGCCGGTGCCCGTGCCGTACTTGCCGATCAGCTCGGAGAAGGTGCGGATGCCGGTGACCTGGACGATGTCGAACAGTTCGGCGCGCGACTGTTCGAAGTGCTCGCACAGCGCCTTCGACATCTCCACGCCGGACTGCTCGAGCAGCTTCTTGATCATCGGCACACAGCCACCACACGAGGTGCCCGCGTTGGTGCAGCTCTTGACGCCGGCGATATCGCAGGCGCCCTCGGCGATCGCGCCGCAGATGGCGCCCTTGCTGACGTTGTTGCAGGAGCAGATCTGCGCGTCGTCGGGCAGGGCGTCGGCGCCGAGTTCGGCACCGGCCGGGGAGATCAGCGCGGCGGGCTCGGCCGGCAGCGGGCGGCCGACCAGCGGGCGCAGGGCCGCGTACTGGGAGGCGTCGCCGACCAGGATGCCGCCGAGCAGGGTCTGCGCGTCATCGGAGATGACCAGCTTGGCGTAGGTGCCCTTGGCGGCGTCGTGCAGCACCACCGACAACGCGCCCTCGGTGGTGCCGTGCGCGTCACCGAAGCTGGCGACGTCGACGCCGAGCAGCTTCAGCTTGGTGGACATATCGGCGCCGGGGAACTCCCCCGCCCCGCCGAGCAGCCGGTCGGCCACGATCTCGGCGGTGGTGTAGCCGGGCGCCACCAGGCCGTAGCAGACGCCCTCGACCGCGGCGCACTCACCGACGGCGTAGATGTTCGGGTCGGAGGTCTGCAAGCCCAGGTCGGTGATGATGCCGCCGCGCGGGCCCACCTCGAGGCCGGCCTCGCGGGCGATCTCGTCGCGCGGGCGGATACCGGCGGAGAACACCACCATCGCGGCATCGATGGTGCTCTCGTCGGACAGGGTGACCTTCAGCTTGGTGGCCGGGTCGGCGCCGTCGACGGTTTCGATCGAGGAGGTGCCGACACCGGTGTGCACGTGCAGGCCCAGATCGGAGACCAGCTTCTCCAGGATGGCGCCACCGCCGGCGTCGACCTGGGCCGGCATCAGCCGGTCGGCGAACTCGACCACGTGCGGGGTCATGCCCAGCAGGCGCAGCGCGTTGGCCGCCTCCAGGCCCAGCAGACCACCACCGACGACCACACCGTGCGCACCCGGACCGGCCGCCGCGGCGGTGTCACGGATGCCATCGAGATCGTCGAGGGTGCGGTAGACGAAGCAGCCCTCGCTGTCGTGGCCGGGCACCGGCGGCACGAAGGCGTAGGAGCCGGTGGCCAGTACCAGCGCGTCGTAGCCGATGGTCTCACCGGTGGAGGTGGTGATCTTGCGGGCGGCCCGGTCGATGGATTCGGCCCGCTGGCCCAGCCGCAGCTCGACCAGATCGTCACCGGCGTACTCGTTACCGGGCAGCGCGAGCGCGCTCGCGTCCCAGGCGCCGACGTAGGACGACAGTCCGACGCGGTCGTAGGCGGCCAGCTTCTCCTCGCTGAGGATCACGACCTGCCACTGGCCGGCCTCGTCGCGGGAGCGCAGCGCCTCCACGAACCGGTGACCGACCATGCCATGGCCTGCGACCACCACGGTCTTGCGCTGAGTGGGTTCGACTGTCGAGTTCATGACTGTCCTCCGTGGATGATCGGTGTCAGGCGCGGGCCGACGAGTTGGTGGACCGGGTGGTGGAGTTGGCGGCCTCGGCTTCCAGGACCAGGGCCTCGGCCTCGACCACGACGTCGGCGCCGGATTCGCGGACCCGCAGGCTCGGCCTGCGCAGGAACACTGCCCAGGTGACGATGGCGCAGGCCACGTAGAAGCCCATGAACACCCAGAAGGCGGTGGTCGCGGACTGTGTGGAGGCGTAGGACGAGCGCAGCACCAGGTTGATGCCGACGCCGCCGAGCGCACCGATGGCGCCGACGAAACCGATCAGCGCACCCGAGGTGTTCTGCGACCAGGCGGCCTGCTCGGCCGGGCTCGCGTCCAGGCTCTTGGACTTGGCGTCGAACACCGACGGGATGATCTTGGTGACCGCGCCGTTGCCGAACCCGGAGAGAATGAACAGCGCGATGAAGCCGATAACCATGATGGTCATCACGCTGCCGTCGGCCACACCGCCGTTGCTGTCGGCCATCATGCTCGCCAGCCCGACGACGAGGGCGGCGGCCATCATCGCGCCGAAGACGACGATGGTGACCTTGCTGCCGCCGATCCGGTCGGCCAGCTTGCCGCCGTAGGGGCGGGCCAGCGAACCCAGCAGCGGGCCGATGAAGGCGATCGAGGCGGCATGCACGGCGGCCTGCGCGACGGTGTCGCCGCCGGCCTTGAAGCTGATCTGCAGGATCTGGCCGAAGGCGAAGCTGTACCCGATGAACGAACCGAAGGTGCCGATGTAGAGGAAGGCGATCGCCCACGACTGCGGCACCTTCAACGCCGTCAACATGTAGGACAGGTCGGCCTTCTGGTTCTTCAGGTTGTCCATGAACAGCGCGGCCCCGAGACCGGACAGCGCGACGAGCACCAGGTAGACCGCGCAGATCAGCGAGCCGTAGCCGTCGCCGAGGGTGGCCAGCACCAGCAGACCGAGCAGCTGGATGACCGGGACGCCGATATTGCCGCCCGCTGCGTTCAGTCCCAGCGCCCAGCCCTTGAGCCGCTGCGGATAGAAGGCATTGATGTTGGTCATCGAGGAGGCGAAGTTGCCGCCACCGAAGCCTGCGAACGCGGCCACGATCAAGAACGTGGTGTACGAGGTGCCCGGCTGATTGATGAAGTACAACGTCAGCAGTGTGGGGATGAGCAGCATAAACGCGCTGAAGATGGTCCAATTGCGTCCGCCGAAGCGGGCGGTGGCCACGGTGTAAGGGATCCGGAGCAACCCGCCGACCAGGGTCGGCACCGCCGCGAGGAAGAACTTGCCCGCCGGGTCGATGCCGAAGGTCTCCTGCGGCATGAACAGCACCATCACCGACCAGATCGACCACACCGAGAAGCCGATGTGCTCGGCGACCACCGACCAGATCAGATTGCGCTTGGCGATGTCCTTGCCGCCTGCTTCCCAGGCCGCGACATCCTCGGCATCCCAATGCTCGAGGTTGCGGTTACGCGTCAGCGTGCTCAACAACAGGGCCTCCCAAAATCGGTTGGCCCCACGGTAGGAAACGGGTATTGCCGAAATGCTGCCGAAAATGACCGTCAAATCAACGGTTGCTCACGCTGCACGGCATATGTGGGTGAGATGTTTCGGACGTGTGACACAACGGTTTCCGGAAGTGTCCGAACGCCTGCTCGCGCGTATCGGCGCGGTGAGGTCGCCTGCCAGCATGACCTGCGTCACGCTCGGCCGCAAGTCCTACGTCATCGAACGCGGAATTCCGGCGCCGGACTGCCCGGCGCCGGATCCGTCAGCGGGCCGACCAGGTGTCCTCGAGCATGCGCGGCTTGCACGCCTGCCAGGCACCGGCCAGTAGCACCAGCACCGCGACGCCCAGGAAGGCGAACGGCGCGGCCCAGCCGCCCGTGGCGGTGTGCAGCATGCCGAACAGCACCGGGCCCGCGCAGGCCACCGCGTAACCGACGCCCTGGGTGAAGCCCGACAGCGACGCCGAACCGGCCGGGGTGCGGGTGCGCAGGTTGATCAGCGTCAGCGCCATCGGGAAGGTGCTCGGGCCAAGGCCCAGCACGATCACCCACAGGATCGGCGCGCTCATCGGCGCGATCAGCAGGGCGGTGAAGGCCACGAAGAAACACACCGCGCAGCCGATCACCACCGGGAACGGGTTGGTCATCCGGGCCGCGACGGTCGGCGCGGTCAGCGCGGCGATCAGGCCGACCACCGCGAACAACGCGACCATCGTGCCGCCGAAGGCCGCGCTCGCGCCCGCGTCGGCGAAGATCGTCGGCAGCCAGGTGAACATCGAGTAGGTGGTCAGCGAGGTCATGCCGAACATGCCGGCCATACCCCAGGCCACCGGCGATCGCCAGGCCTTACCGGTGGTGTGCCCATCCGCGGGCAGCGCGGTGGTGTCGGCGGTGTCGCGGCCGCGGCGATCGCGCAGCACGCCGAACCACGGCACGGCGGCGGCGAAGCCCAGCAGGGCCCACATGCCCAGCGAGATCCGCCAGCCGTGCGCCTCGGCCACCGGCACCGCGACCAGCGCGGGCAGCACGGTGCCGATCTGCACCATGGTGATGTAGAGCGCGCTGACGATCGCCAGCCGATCCGGGAAGTACCGCTTGACCAGCGGCGGGATCACGACATTGCCGATGCCCATGCCGCCGAGGGCCAGCGCGGAGAAGACGAACAGTTCGGTGGTGCCGGAGACCAGCACCCGGATGAGCATGCCCAGCCCGGCCATCAGCATGGCGGCCAGCGCGGTGCGTTCGAGGCCCAAACGGCGCACCATGAGCGGCGTCAGCAGGCCCGAGAGCGAGAACATCAAGGTGGGGATCATGCCGAACACGCCGACGACGGCGGTTCCGTAGCCGATCTCGTGGCCGATCTCCTCGGCCAGCGGGCTGAACGCGGTGACCGCGACGCGCAACACCAGCGCCGACATGATGATCGCCGCGAGTACCAGCAGCCGGCCTTCGACCAGCGCGCGGCGGCGCCGGGCCGTCGTGCCTGCGGGGCTAGCGGTGGTTTCGGGCAGAGTTGCGGTCACCGAGAAATCATAGGATGACCGGATGACGGGAGCAAGCCGATGTGACGAGCGGTACCCTGTTTCGGTGCAACCCGTCCGCCGCACCAGTCTCATCGCGCAGGTCACCGAACAGCTCCGGGCCGAAATCCGCTCGGGCCGTTGGCCGATCGGCTCGCGCATACCCACCGAGCCGGAGCTCGCCGAACTCACCGGCACCGGCCGAAATACCTTGCGTGAGGCGGTGCAAGCGCTCGTGCACGCCGGCATGCTCGAACGCCGCCAGGGGTCGGGCACCTATGTGATCGCCAGCTCCGAGGTCAGCGGCGCGCTGGCGAAGTACTTCGCCGACGCCCAGGAACGCGACATCCTGGAACTGCGCCAGGCCCTCGACACCACCGCCGCCGCCCTTGCCGCGCAACGCCGCGACGAGACCGATATCGCCACCATGCGCCACCTGCTCGAGGAACGCAGCAAATCCTGGGACGAGGACAACCCCGCCGCCATCGAGGCCGACGTGCAACTGCACCGCGCCATCGTGGTCGCCAGCCACAACGCGGTCTACCTCGAGTTCTACGACTCACTGCTGCCGGTGATCGAAGCCGGCATCCGCTCGCGCACCTCCAAATACGGCGAGTCCTATGACGCCGAACATCGCGAGCTGGTGCAGGCCGTCATCGACGGCGATCCCGAACGCGCCGCTCAGGCCGCGCGCTGCTTCCTCGGTTCCCTGCTCGCCGAGTACCCGGCCCCGGGCACCGCGGCCGAGTAACCGATCGGTCACCGGTGTGTCCGAGCACCGGTGAGGCAGATGTGCCGCGATCGTCACTGCGCGCCACCTGAGCGCAACAACCGGCTCCTACCTTGTGATTCGACCGCTCAGGCACCCGGCGCGTCGATCAGCCGCCGGGGCGACCACGCCGCTGCGACGAGGCAGCGCTGCCGCGATGAGACAGCGGTCGCACTGCGATCGAGAGGGAGCCGATGACCGCGACAATCGACACCGGCAGCAGCACACCGTCGTTCACCTACCAGCGGCGCGGACGTTGGATCGACACCTGGGAACCGGACGATCCGCAATTCTGGGCCGCGGGCGGGGCACGCACCGCCCGCAAGAATCTCGCGTTCTCGGTCTTCGCCGAAAACCTCGGCTTCAGCATCTGGGTGATCTGGGGTTCGGTCGTGACCGCCATGGGCGCGGCCGGATTCGGCTTCCTGGCCGGGCTCGGGAAGGGCGATCCGGTGGCGGTGAGCAACGCCCTGCTGCTGACCTCCACCCCGACGTTGGTCGGTGCGGCCCTGCGCATTCCGTACACCTTCGCCATCCCCCGCTTCGGCGGCCGCGCCTTCACCGCGTTCAGCGCGGCCATGCTGTTGCTGCCGACGCTGGGGCTCGCCTATTTCGTCAACCAGCCCGAGACCCCGATGTGGGTGTTCCTGCTGCTGGCGGCGCTGGCCGGCGTGGGTGGCGGCAACTTCTCCTCGTCGATGGCCAACATCTCCTTCTTCTTCCCGGAAGGGAAAAAGGGTGCGGCTCTTGGCATCAACGCCGCCGGCGGCAATCTCGGGGTGGCGCAGACCCAGCTGATCCTGCCACTGCTGATCACCTTCGGCACCCATCTGACCGCGAAGGATCCGGCCGGCTACCGGCTCGGCATCACCCTCGCCGTGCTGGTGTGGGTGCCGTTCATCCTGATCGCCACCATCGGCGCGTTGCGCTGCATGGACAGCCTGCGCACCGCCAAATCCGACGGCCGCTCCTACCGGCTGGCGCTGACCAACCCGCACACCTGGGTGATGTCGCTGCTCTACATCGGCACCTTCGGTTCGTTCATCGGGTTCTCCTTCGCCTTCCCCACCCTGATCAAGGCCAACTTCCCGAACCTGGCGAACATCGGCTGGATCACCACGCTGGGCAACCTCGCCTTCCTCGGCGCCCTGGTCGGTTCGTTCAGCAGGCCGTTCGGCGGCTGGATCGCCGACCGGGTGGGCGGTGCCAAGATCACCCTCGCGGTGTTCGGCGGCATGGCCGTGGCGGTGGTGCTGATCCTGGCGGCGCTGGAACTGAACAGCTTTCCGCTGTACCTGATCTCGTTCCTGCTGCTGTTCGTGCTCACCGGCATCGGCAACGGCTCCACCTACCGGATGATCCCGTCGATCTTCAGCGCCGAAGCCGGCCGCTACGCGAGCGAGCACGGTCTCGATCCGGCCGAGGCGGCGGCGTCGGCGAAACGCCAGGCGGGTGCGGCGATCGGCGTCATCGGGGCGATCGGCGCCTCCGGCGGCTACCTGCTGCAACAGGCACTTCGCTTGTCCAACACCAACTTCGGCAGCATGTCGCCCGCCTTCTGGGCGTACGCGGTCGCCTTCCTGGTGATGGCGGGCGTGACGTGGTGGTTCTACCTGCGCTCGTCGTTCGCGGTGGCGCGGGTGCCGTCACTGGCCTACGCGAACGTCTGAGTCCGAACAGCTCAGAGCAGGAAGCGAACCATATCCGCGGTCCGCGCCAGACCCGGCAGGGCCTCCGGCGTGGACCGCGGATGCAGCGCGTGCACGGCGAGCCGGAACATCACCGCGCGCAACAACATCTGCGGCCACTCCGGCAGATCCGACCAGCGCTCCAGCAGCCCGTCGTCGGCGCCGCCCCACGACAGCGCGTCCACCACCACCACACCCGCCGCCCACGCGGCCGGCCGCCAATACGGGGTGATATCGCTGAGGCCGGGAGTATCGGCACCGGAGAACAAGACCGTGCCGAACAGGTCGCCGTGCACCAGCTGCGCCGGGGTCTGCACCGGTTTCCGCAGGGTGGCGAGCTGGCCGATCAGCTCCATGCTGTGCCTGCCGTCCGGTGAGGTCGCCGGCAGCGTCCCGCCCGCGCGCAGGCTGCGCAGCGGCACCGCCTCCCAGGCGGCGCGGTCGGCGGCGACGAACACATCGACATCCATCCACGGCGCCACCGGCGGCTGCACCAGGAACCGCGGCCGCTCCAAGTGCGCGGTGGCGGCATGCAACCGCAGCGACACCGACACCACCTCGTCGTGGCGCGGTTCCGGAATGCCCTCCAGGAAGGTGTCGGCCCGCCAGCCGGAGACGACGTAGCGGCCGTCGGTGGCACGCACCGGCCGCGCCAGCCGCAGCCCGTCGACCTTCAGCGTTTCGCGCACCTTGGCCGACCAGGCCGCCCTGGCGTGATCGGCGACCGGGCTGAGCACCACATCACCGAGACGCCAGCCGCCTTCCCAGTCGCCCAGCGCAATCGGCGTCACCTCGCGCAGGCCGAACGTGGCTCGCACATGCTCGGGAGGCTCCACAGATGTCACGGCCGTACCGTACTCCCGGCGACGCGCCCGAAACGGGCGCCGCGCCGAGATTGCCGGCGATGTGCCGGGCCGGTCAGTACACCGGCAGCGAGGGGTCGACCTGGTTGGCCCAGGCGATCACACCGCCCTGCAGATGGGTGGCGTCGGCGAACCCGGCGCGCTTGAGCGCGGCCAGCGCCTCCGCCGAGCGGATACCGGTCTTGCAGTGCAGCACGATCGGCTGATTCTGCGGCAGCTCCGACAACGCCTCACCGGACAGGATGCGGTCCTTCGGGATCAGCGTCGCGCCCTCGATGTGCACGATGTCCCATTCCACCGGCTCACGCACGTCCACCAGATGCACCGGCTTGCCGGCATCGAGCATCTCCTTGAGCTCGCGAGCGGTGATCGTGGAACCGGCGGCGGCCGCCTGACCCTCCTCGCTCACCACACCGCAGAACGCGTCGTAGTCGATCAGCTCGGTGATCGGCTGACGTTCCGGGTCGCGGCGCAGCTTGATGGTCCGGTAGGTCATATCCAGTGCGTCGTAGACCATCAGCCGGCCCAGCAACGGGTCGCCGATGCCGGTGATCAGCTTGATCGCCTCGGTCACCATGATCGAGCCGATCGACGCGCACAGCACACCGAGCACACCGCCCTCGGCGCAGGACGGGACCATGCCCGGCGGCGGCGCCTCCGGGTAGAGGTCGCGGTAGTTGATGCCGCGGCCGTCGGGGGCGTCCTCCCAGAACACCGACACCTGGCCCTCGAACCGGTAGATCGAGCCCCACACATACGGCTTGCCCGCCAGCACGGCGGCGTCGTTGACCAGGTAGCGGGTGGCGAAGTTGTCGGTGCCGTCGACGATCAGGTCGTATTCGGCGAACAGCTCGACGGCGTTGTCCGGCTCCAGCCGGATCTTGTGCAGCCGCACGTCGATTCCGGAGTTGATCTCCAGGATCGAATCGCGCGCACTGTCGGCCTTGGACCGGCCGATATCGGATTCACCGTGGATGACCTGGCGTTGCAGATTGGACAGGTCGACCTCGTCGAACTCGACGATGCCGAGCGTGCCGACACCGGCGGCGGCCAGGTACAGCAGGGCAGGCGAGCCGAGCCCACCCGCCCCGATCACCAGCACCTTGGCGTTCTTCAGCCGTTTCTGCCCGTCCACGCCCACATCGGGAATGATCAGGTGGCGGCTGTAGCGGGCGACCTCGTCCCTGGTCAGCTCCGCGGCCGGCTCGACCAGTGGTGGCAGGGACTTCGGTGATGACACGTCCAGAACTCCTCGAATCGAATGGGCCGATCACGATGCGACGGGCGCACGCCTGGGTGCGCTACCGGTGCAACACCGATGACCCGGCCGTTCTTCCCCGCCCATGGTCGCGCATCGGCGGCGCCGGGCGTCAACCGGCCCGGCCGGACTACCCGCGCGGATAGGGCCAGGGATTGAACCGGCAGCGCTTACCGTCCATCGGGACCACGCCGTCGGGATCGAGGGTGGCGATGACGTTGTTCTCCACGCCGAAGGTTTGCTGCATCATCACCGGCGCCAGCCCGCCGTCGGTCTCACAC
This genomic interval carries:
- the moeZ gene encoding adenylyltransferase/sulfurtransferase MoeZ; its protein translation is MSSPKSLPPLVEPAAELTRDEVARYSRHLIIPDVGVDGQKRLKNAKVLVIGAGGLGSPALLYLAAAGVGTLGIVEFDEVDLSNLQRQVIHGESDIGRSKADSARDSILEINSGIDVRLHKIRLEPDNAVELFAEYDLIVDGTDNFATRYLVNDAAVLAGKPYVWGSIYRFEGQVSVFWEDAPDGRGINYRDLYPEAPPPGMVPSCAEGGVLGVLCASIGSIMVTEAIKLITGIGDPLLGRLMVYDALDMTYRTIKLRRDPERQPITELIDYDAFCGVVSEEGQAAAAGSTITARELKEMLDAGKPVHLVDVREPVEWDIVHIEGATLIPKDRILSGEALSELPQNQPIVLHCKTGIRSAEALAALKRAGFADATHLQGGVIAWANQVDPSLPVY
- a CDS encoding CynX/NimT family MFS transporter — its product is MTATLPETTASPAGTTARRRRALVEGRLLVLAAIIMSALVLRVAVTAFSPLAEEIGHEIGYGTAVVGVFGMIPTLMFSLSGLLTPLMVRRLGLERTALAAMLMAGLGMLIRVLVSGTTELFVFSALALGGMGIGNVVIPPLVKRYFPDRLAIVSALYITMVQIGTVLPALVAVPVAEAHGWRISLGMWALLGFAAAVPWFGVLRDRRGRDTADTTALPADGHTTGKAWRSPVAWGMAGMFGMTSLTTYSMFTWLPTIFADAGASAAFGGTMVALFAVVGLIAALTAPTVAARMTNPFPVVIGCAVCFFVAFTALLIAPMSAPILWVIVLGLGPSTFPMALTLINLRTRTPAGSASLSGFTQGVGYAVACAGPVLFGMLHTATGGWAAPFAFLGVAVLVLLAGAWQACKPRMLEDTWSAR
- a CDS encoding FadR/GntR family transcriptional regulator, which translates into the protein MQPVRRTSLIAQVTEQLRAEIRSGRWPIGSRIPTEPELAELTGTGRNTLREAVQALVHAGMLERRQGSGTYVIASSEVSGALAKYFADAQERDILELRQALDTTAAALAAQRRDETDIATMRHLLEERSKSWDEDNPAAIEADVQLHRAIVVASHNAVYLEFYDSLLPVIEAGIRSRTSKYGESYDAEHRELVQAVIDGDPERAAQAARCFLGSLLAEYPAPGTAAE
- a CDS encoding nitrate/nitrite transporter yields the protein MLSTLTRNRNLEHWDAEDVAAWEAGGKDIAKRNLIWSVVAEHIGFSVWSIWSVMVLFMPQETFGIDPAGKFFLAAVPTLVGGLLRIPYTVATARFGGRNWTIFSAFMLLIPTLLTLYFINQPGTSYTTFLIVAAFAGFGGGNFASSMTNINAFYPQRLKGWALGLNAAGGNIGVPVIQLLGLLVLATLGDGYGSLICAVYLVLVALSGLGAALFMDNLKNQKADLSYMLTALKVPQSWAIAFLYIGTFGSFIGYSFAFGQILQISFKAGGDTVAQAAVHAASIAFIGPLLGSLARPYGGKLADRIGGSKVTIVVFGAMMAAALVVGLASMMADSNGGVADGSVMTIMVIGFIALFILSGFGNGAVTKIIPSVFDAKSKSLDASPAEQAAWSQNTSGALIGFVGAIGALGGVGINLVLRSSYASTQSATTAFWVFMGFYVACAIVTWAVFLRRPSLRVRESGADVVVEAEALVLEAEAANSTTRSTNSSARA
- a CDS encoding TIGR02569 family protein; translation: MTSVEPPEHVRATFGLREVTPIALGDWEGGWRLGDVVLSPVADHARAAWSAKVRETLKVDGLRLARPVRATDGRYVVSGWRADTFLEGIPEPRHDEVVSVSLRLHAATAHLERPRFLVQPPVAPWMDVDVFVAADRAAWEAVPLRSLRAGGTLPATSPDGRHSMELIGQLATLRKPVQTPAQLVHGDLFGTVLFSGADTPGLSDITPYWRPAAWAAGVVVVDALSWGGADDGLLERWSDLPEWPQMLLRAVMFRLAVHALHPRSTPEALPGLARTADMVRFLL
- the nirB gene encoding nitrite reductase large subunit NirB — protein: MNSTVEPTQRKTVVVAGHGMVGHRFVEALRSRDEAGQWQVVILSEEKLAAYDRVGLSSYVGAWDASALALPGNEYAGDDLVELRLGQRAESIDRAARKITTSTGETIGYDALVLATGSYAFVPPVPGHDSEGCFVYRTLDDLDGIRDTAAAAGPGAHGVVVGGGLLGLEAANALRLLGMTPHVVEFADRLMPAQVDAGGGAILEKLVSDLGLHVHTGVGTSSIETVDGADPATKLKVTLSDESTIDAAMVVFSAGIRPRDEIAREAGLEVGPRGGIITDLGLQTSDPNIYAVGECAAVEGVCYGLVAPGYTTAEIVADRLLGGAGEFPGADMSTKLKLLGVDVASFGDAHGTTEGALSVVLHDAAKGTYAKLVISDDAQTLLGGILVGDASQYAALRPLVGRPLPAEPAALISPAGAELGADALPDDAQICSCNNVSKGAICGAIAEGACDIAGVKSCTNAGTSCGGCVPMIKKLLEQSGVEMSKALCEHFEQSRAELFDIVQVTGIRTFSELIGKYGTGTGCDICKPTVASILASTSSDHILDGEQAALQDTNDHFLANLQKNGTYSVVPRMPGGEVTAEQLIVIGEVAKEFDLYVKVTGGQRIDLFGARVDQLPLIWKRLVDAGMESGHAYGKSLRTVKSCVGSTWCRYGQQDSVGMAVLLEKRYRGLRSPHKLKLAVSGCARECAEARGKDVGVIATENGWNLYVGGNGGLTPKHAVLLAGELDDETLISYIDRYLMFYIRTADRLQRTAPWQESLEGGIDYVKQVVCEDSLGIAADLEAAMAKHVAGYRDEWAAVLEDEDKLSRFVSFVNAPEEADPTISFDDSGERKVPVLLGLPDMPGGGSGA
- a CDS encoding MFS transporter; the encoded protein is MTATIDTGSSTPSFTYQRRGRWIDTWEPDDPQFWAAGGARTARKNLAFSVFAENLGFSIWVIWGSVVTAMGAAGFGFLAGLGKGDPVAVSNALLLTSTPTLVGAALRIPYTFAIPRFGGRAFTAFSAAMLLLPTLGLAYFVNQPETPMWVFLLLAALAGVGGGNFSSSMANISFFFPEGKKGAALGINAAGGNLGVAQTQLILPLLITFGTHLTAKDPAGYRLGITLAVLVWVPFILIATIGALRCMDSLRTAKSDGRSYRLALTNPHTWVMSLLYIGTFGSFIGFSFAFPTLIKANFPNLANIGWITTLGNLAFLGALVGSFSRPFGGWIADRVGGAKITLAVFGGMAVAVVLILAALELNSFPLYLISFLLLFVLTGIGNGSTYRMIPSIFSAEAGRYASEHGLDPAEAAASAKRQAGAAIGVIGAIGASGGYLLQQALRLSNTNFGSMSPAFWAYAVAFLVMAGVTWWFYLRSSFAVARVPSLAYANV